Proteins co-encoded in one Actinomadura luteofluorescens genomic window:
- the narI gene encoding respiratory nitrate reductase subunit gamma, translated as MTSDLPVLAAENGGDPGVSGILLWVALPYVAVVVFVLGHIWRYRYDKFGWTTRSSQLYERRLLRIGSPLFHFGIILVALGHVGGLLIPDTWTEAVGVSEGVYHVLAVVLGTVAGFCTLAGLAILIYRRRTVGPVFSATTRNDKLMYAVLALTIVLGLSATVVANIIGGGYDYRETVSPWFRSIFYLRPDPGLMTGVPILFQLHAISALVLFGIWPFTRLVHMLTAPIGYLTRPYIVYRSRDERLGTHPPRRGWERPT; from the coding sequence ATGACCAGTGACCTGCCCGTTCTCGCCGCTGAGAACGGCGGCGATCCCGGCGTCTCCGGCATCCTCCTCTGGGTGGCCCTGCCCTACGTCGCCGTGGTGGTGTTCGTCCTCGGGCACATCTGGCGCTACCGCTACGACAAGTTCGGCTGGACTACCCGCTCGTCCCAGCTCTACGAACGGCGCCTGCTGCGCATCGGCAGCCCGCTGTTCCACTTCGGCATCATCCTCGTGGCGCTCGGTCACGTCGGCGGGCTGCTCATCCCCGACACCTGGACGGAGGCCGTCGGCGTGTCCGAGGGCGTGTACCACGTCCTCGCCGTGGTGCTCGGGACCGTCGCCGGCTTCTGCACCCTGGCCGGACTGGCGATCCTGATCTACCGGCGCCGCACGGTCGGGCCGGTGTTCTCCGCCACCACCCGCAACGACAAGCTCATGTACGCCGTCCTGGCGCTGACCATCGTCCTCGGCCTTTCCGCGACCGTCGTCGCGAACATCATCGGGGGCGGCTACGACTACCGGGAGACGGTGTCCCCGTGGTTCCGGTCGATCTTCTACCTGCGGCCCGACCCCGGCCTGATGACCGGGGTGCCGATCCTGTTCCAGCTGCACGCGATCAGCGCGCTCGTCCTGTTCGGCATCTGGCCGTTCACGCGGCTGGTGCACATGCTCACCGCGCCGATCGGATACCTGACCCGCCCCTACATCGTCTACCGCAGTCGCGACGAGCGGCTGGGCACGCACCCGCCGCGGCGGGGCTGGGAGCGTCCCACCTGA
- the narJ gene encoding nitrate reductase molybdenum cofactor assembly chaperone, protein MKIRPTRKAGLTDRELATAWQVASLLLGYPDEELLGRRPLLRRAVASLPPPVAEPLSRVLDHLDATPPRELAADYVATFDHRRRCCLYLTYYAYGDTRKRGMALVRFKQAYQAAGLDLDEGELPDHLAVVLEFAAAGDLAQGRRLLLEHRAGLELLRLSLTESGSPWTAVLDAVTATLPPLTGRTEEAIARLIAEGPPEEEVGLAPYGADATAMGPVFLPDPVVGARS, encoded by the coding sequence GTGAAGATCAGACCCACGCGCAAGGCCGGGCTCACCGACAGGGAGCTGGCCACCGCCTGGCAGGTCGCCTCGCTGCTGCTCGGCTACCCCGACGAGGAGCTGCTCGGGCGGCGGCCGCTGCTGCGCCGGGCCGTGGCGAGCCTGCCCCCGCCCGTGGCGGAGCCGCTGAGTCGCGTCCTCGACCACCTGGACGCGACCCCGCCGCGCGAACTGGCGGCCGACTACGTCGCCACGTTCGACCACCGCAGACGCTGCTGCCTGTACCTCACGTACTACGCCTACGGGGACACCCGCAAACGCGGCATGGCCCTGGTGCGGTTCAAGCAGGCGTACCAGGCGGCCGGGCTCGACCTGGACGAAGGTGAGCTGCCCGACCACCTGGCCGTCGTGCTGGAGTTCGCCGCCGCCGGCGACCTCGCGCAGGGACGCCGGCTGCTCCTGGAGCACCGTGCCGGCCTGGAACTCCTGCGCCTGTCCCTCACCGAGTCCGGATCGCCGTGGACGGCCGTCCTGGACGCCGTCACGGCCACGCTGCCGCCGCTGACCGGGCGGACCGAGGAGGCCATCGCCCGCCTCATCGCCGAAGGCCCGCCCGAAGAGGAGGTCGGCCTGGCCCCCTACGGCGCCGACGCGACCGCCATGGGGCCGGTCTTCCTGCCCGATCCCGTCGTTGGAGCCCGCTCATGA
- the narH gene encoding nitrate reductase subunit beta — MAQMSMVMNLDKCIGCHTCSVTCKQAWTNRSGVEYVWFNNVETRPGQGYPRRYEDQERWRGGWALNRRGRLALRGGGRLRKLLTIFSNPKLPGIDDYYEPWTYDYETLTNAPLQEHTPVARPKSLLSGKDMKVSWSANWDDDLGGSIEHGDKDVLLKDISDRVKMEFDKTFMFYLPRICEHCLNPSCAASCPSGAIYKRSEDGIVLVDQDRCRGWRMCVSGCPYKKVYFNHRTGKAEKCTFCFPRIEVGIPTVCSETCVGRLRYIGLVLYDADRVLEAASTPDDTGLYEAQRRVFLDPADPEVVAAAERDGIPADWIEAAQRSPIHALINTYKVALPLHPEYRTMPMVWYIPPLSPVVDVVRDTGHDAENKGNLFAAIDALRIPVEYLAELFTAGDTAPVEAVLRRLAAMRSYMRDINLGREPDDTIPQGVGMSGEAMYDMYRLLALAKYDERYVIPPAHAEQAHGLEELATECALDYEGGPGMGGAGPGGGSGPFGEASGGASPIAVENFHMLRERQTSDNPVDPADKHRRVNLLNWDGKGAPAGLFPAREDEGAGPHGTDPLAESGDAETEPRP, encoded by the coding sequence ATGGCGCAGATGTCGATGGTGATGAACCTCGACAAGTGCATCGGCTGCCACACCTGCTCGGTCACCTGCAAGCAGGCGTGGACGAACCGCAGCGGCGTCGAGTACGTGTGGTTCAACAACGTCGAGACCCGTCCCGGGCAGGGCTACCCCCGGCGGTACGAGGACCAGGAGCGCTGGCGCGGCGGCTGGGCGCTGAACCGGCGCGGCCGGCTCGCGCTCAGGGGCGGCGGGCGGCTCCGCAAGCTCCTGACGATCTTCTCCAACCCCAAGCTGCCCGGGATCGACGACTACTACGAGCCCTGGACCTACGACTACGAGACCCTCACCAACGCGCCGCTGCAGGAGCACACGCCGGTCGCGCGGCCGAAGTCGCTGCTGTCGGGCAAGGACATGAAGGTCTCCTGGTCGGCGAACTGGGACGACGACCTCGGCGGCTCGATCGAGCACGGCGACAAGGACGTCCTGCTCAAGGACATCTCCGACAGGGTGAAGATGGAGTTCGACAAGACCTTCATGTTCTACCTGCCGCGGATCTGCGAGCACTGCCTCAACCCCAGCTGCGCGGCGTCCTGCCCGTCCGGTGCGATCTACAAGCGCTCCGAGGACGGCATCGTCCTGGTCGACCAGGACCGCTGCCGCGGCTGGCGGATGTGCGTGTCGGGCTGCCCGTACAAGAAGGTGTACTTCAACCACCGCACCGGCAAGGCCGAGAAGTGCACGTTCTGCTTCCCGCGCATCGAGGTCGGCATCCCCACCGTCTGCTCGGAGACCTGCGTGGGACGGCTCCGCTACATCGGGCTGGTCCTCTACGACGCCGACCGGGTGCTGGAGGCCGCGTCGACCCCCGACGACACCGGCCTCTACGAGGCGCAGCGGCGGGTGTTCCTGGACCCGGCCGACCCCGAGGTCGTGGCGGCGGCCGAGCGCGACGGCATCCCGGCCGACTGGATCGAGGCCGCGCAGCGCTCCCCGATCCACGCCCTGATCAACACCTACAAGGTGGCGCTGCCGCTGCACCCGGAGTACCGGACGATGCCGATGGTCTGGTACATCCCGCCGCTGTCGCCGGTCGTGGACGTCGTCCGCGACACCGGCCACGACGCCGAGAACAAGGGGAACCTGTTCGCCGCGATCGACGCGCTGCGCATTCCGGTCGAGTACCTTGCCGAACTGTTCACCGCGGGGGACACCGCCCCGGTGGAAGCGGTCCTGCGGCGGCTGGCCGCGATGCGGTCCTACATGCGCGACATCAACCTCGGCCGCGAACCCGACGACACGATCCCCCAGGGGGTCGGGATGTCGGGGGAGGCGATGTACGACATGTACCGGCTGCTGGCGCTGGCCAAGTATGACGAGCGGTACGTGATCCCGCCCGCGCACGCCGAGCAGGCCCACGGCCTGGAGGAACTGGCGACCGAGTGCGCGCTCGACTACGAGGGCGGGCCGGGGATGGGCGGAGCCGGGCCGGGCGGCGGCTCGGGGCCGTTCGGAGAGGCCTCCGGCGGTGCCAGCCCCATCGCGGTGGAGAACTTCCACATGCTCAGGGAGCGGCAGACCTCCGACAACCCGGTCGATCCGGCCGACAAGCACAGGCGCGTCAACCTGCTCAACTGGGACGGCAAGGGCGCCCCCGCCGGACTGTTCCCCGCCCGCGAGGACGAGGGCGCGGGACCGCACGGCACCGACCCGCTCGCGGAGTCGGGCGACGCGGAAACGGAGCCCAGGCCGTGA